The Ruania alba genome window below encodes:
- a CDS encoding M50 family metallopeptidase has translation MELWAEIAERIAPSGPVALTHRELAILLAITLVTILVGPLWRALRLAVTLVHELGHAVVGILAGRRFSGFVLRMDASGHAITHGPSRGFGRAVTTWAGYPAPAIVGAVAVVLSLHGWAAPVLAIAELILLGSLIRIRSFLTAVVMIAVIAGVGTLWWFADERWQAIAVLLIGVVLLLGAWRHLGAVVRDRSAGSDPGVLASLTPLPRWVWTGTFVLACGGATWWAIDSLVDAMPPIF, from the coding sequence GTGGAACTGTGGGCCGAGATCGCCGAACGTATCGCACCGTCGGGCCCTGTCGCGCTCACTCACCGCGAGCTCGCGATCCTGCTGGCGATCACCCTGGTCACGATCCTGGTCGGTCCGCTCTGGCGCGCGCTGCGGCTCGCGGTGACGCTCGTGCACGAGCTGGGGCACGCCGTCGTGGGCATCCTCGCCGGCCGCCGGTTCAGCGGGTTCGTACTACGGATGGATGCCTCCGGCCATGCGATCACGCATGGACCCTCCCGTGGGTTCGGTCGCGCGGTCACCACCTGGGCGGGCTACCCGGCACCGGCCATCGTGGGTGCCGTCGCAGTAGTGCTGAGCCTGCACGGCTGGGCCGCACCGGTACTCGCGATCGCGGAACTGATCCTGCTCGGCTCGCTGATCCGAATCCGCTCGTTCCTCACGGCCGTGGTGATGATTGCCGTCATCGCCGGCGTCGGCACCCTGTGGTGGTTCGCCGACGAACGGTGGCAAGCGATCGCCGTGCTGTTGATCGGCGTGGTCCTGCTGCTCGGCGCCTGGCGGCACCTGGGTGCCGTGGTGCGGGATCGCTCCGCGGGCAGTGACCCGGGAGTGCTCGCCTCTCTGACCCCGCTCCCGCGGTGGGTCTGGACGGGGACCTTCGTGCTGGCCTGCGGCGGCGCCACCTGGTGGGCGATCGACTCGTTGGTCGACGCGATGCCGCCGATCTTCTGA